The bacterium genome includes a region encoding these proteins:
- a CDS encoding ABC transporter ATP-binding protein, protein MRQAVIAAAGLGFLYQASGFALGPLDVSLAAGEILGIVGPNGAGKTTLLRLLNGFLRPHSGLIALNGERLTALKARTIARSIAFVPHQAPTTFPYRALEIVLMGRLPHLAPLRSEKASDEQVARRAMMDTDTAHLADRYFGELSGGERQRVMIAMALAQQPRVLLLDEPTSHLDIKHVASVFDVLMSLAKDHGLAVAAVLHDLNLASGYCDRLLMMASGKAEALGRPSDVLSVQNIKRVFETEVTVVRNQSTGTPFVFPVRKMG, encoded by the coding sequence GTGCGACAGGCGGTCATTGCAGCGGCCGGACTAGGCTTCTTATACCAAGCGTCAGGATTTGCGCTGGGGCCACTGGATGTCTCGCTGGCGGCCGGTGAGATACTTGGGATTGTGGGGCCGAATGGGGCAGGCAAGACTACTCTCTTGCGGCTACTGAACGGCTTTTTGCGACCTCATTCTGGCCTCATCGCGCTGAACGGAGAGCGCCTGACTGCGCTCAAAGCACGGACGATCGCTCGCTCTATTGCGTTTGTGCCGCATCAGGCCCCAACGACGTTCCCCTATCGAGCACTCGAGATCGTCTTGATGGGACGCTTGCCGCACCTCGCACCTCTTCGCTCCGAAAAGGCAAGCGATGAACAAGTCGCAAGGCGCGCGATGATGGACACAGACACCGCACATCTCGCTGATAGGTATTTCGGCGAGCTTTCTGGGGGCGAGAGACAGCGGGTTATGATAGCAATGGCATTGGCTCAGCAGCCGAGGGTCCTGCTGCTTGACGAGCCAACCAGCCACCTTGACATCAAACATGTCGCGAGCGTCTTCGATGTTCTCATGTCTCTGGCCAAGGACCACGGTCTCGCAGTCGCAGCTGTGCTCCACGATCTCAACCTGGCCTCAGGGTATTGCGACCGGCTTCTAATGATGGCGTCCGGCAAGGCCGAGGCGCTCGGCAGACCTTCAGATGTTCTCTCGGTTCAGAACATCAAGCGCGTTTTCGAGACGGAGGTTACTGTGGTCAGAAACCAATCGACCGGCACCCCGTTCGTGTTCCCTGTCCGAAAAATGGGCTGA
- a CDS encoding ATP-binding protein produces MYGKELFGERVCLVLVLIIAVAISAAGSDLSSQLRSNKAQLDSLVLAAKLLEQQLAQVVTRLELVSEQYVLPENQHPAEGSIDWLGADLLTSEFVQLVLWVNDKGGVFQAYPESALSSETRFVGPAVFRLIKRSVRNKAAVASSIVNIGDSTEGFWVTFPVFKDGSLIYSVVASINLDAIQRMVPLSLRQKIFVLDDGGHTSLALERLRGVLGWDASLVLGGDTVSVAPSPTDLVAAGMPGVLRLTQPPLAAANEQRAVQLIVAPFKFLDRKCALCSLRPFAGSPEQSSAKEYPASLPVVLSVAAAGIVLLLLLLGLGAWRSRMRAAPRQELSEAAPASDSGIWAKTFDAVPSAMFVADSNAHVVAANRAMYSLLGKTAPASLSGESADAIFGDESTGKMRAFFEAVQAVGSARTNVLPTSSQDEIIELELDGHLLTSDGVKNILVICRSKGTSVQTGSEVATPSALELESYLETILNGLNEAVMVVDANYRIKRANKQFLKLVEEDSQESVLGRPCHEVLYGREEPCSTEEMSCPVRDVLEKSRSVGIVHHRELADGADQFLEIFACPIEARGAEPEIMVSLRDITEKTHLSMQLARADKLKALGEMASGVAHDFNNLLGVILGRTQMLIRMIGGQDAGTRRNLEIIERTALDGAETVRRIQGFAKIGDTSAFVPVDLGEMIEDSLGITRPRWREQMQVKGVVIETKFVKSRVPRVAGKPSELREVFVNLINNAIDAMPEGGRITIETGTDEDNVYALVSDNGEGIPVKIMDKVFDPFFTTREPTNSGLGLSIVFGIVERHGGSITVNSKLGEWTEFRIEIPALLGDFREAEQPQKEAPRPRPAQKKARVLVIDDEEDIRNLLVDMLAGEGHEVEIASSGEEGIKKCERGKYDYVITDLGMPRMSGWDVAKRVKALRPDARVILATGWGVHFDEEKLKSAGVERIITKPFEVDEVLNCINGHH; encoded by the coding sequence ATGTACGGGAAGGAGTTATTCGGGGAGCGCGTTTGCCTAGTGCTCGTGCTCATTATTGCCGTTGCTATATCGGCAGCGGGAAGCGACCTCTCAAGCCAGCTGCGAAGTAACAAGGCACAGCTTGATTCGCTCGTGTTGGCCGCGAAGCTCTTGGAGCAACAGCTCGCCCAGGTGGTTACCCGGCTTGAACTGGTCTCGGAGCAATACGTGCTGCCAGAGAACCAGCATCCGGCGGAAGGGTCAATCGACTGGCTAGGCGCGGACCTGTTGACCTCCGAGTTCGTTCAGCTTGTCCTTTGGGTGAACGACAAGGGCGGCGTGTTCCAGGCCTATCCCGAGTCCGCCTTGTCCAGCGAGACGAGGTTCGTCGGTCCCGCAGTTTTTAGGCTGATAAAGCGGTCTGTGCGCAATAAAGCGGCTGTCGCCTCCTCAATCGTCAACATCGGCGATAGCACGGAGGGCTTTTGGGTAACGTTTCCTGTCTTCAAGGATGGCTCGCTCATATACTCCGTAGTTGCGTCGATCAACCTTGACGCCATTCAGCGAATGGTTCCTCTCTCGTTGAGGCAGAAGATATTCGTCCTCGATGACGGTGGGCATACATCCCTGGCGTTGGAACGGCTGCGAGGTGTTCTCGGGTGGGATGCGAGCCTGGTGCTTGGCGGCGACACCGTCTCAGTTGCACCCTCACCGACAGACCTAGTGGCCGCCGGGATGCCGGGCGTGTTGAGGCTCACCCAACCGCCACTCGCAGCTGCGAACGAGCAGAGAGCAGTCCAGCTGATCGTCGCCCCGTTCAAGTTCCTCGACCGCAAGTGCGCCCTGTGTTCATTGAGGCCCTTTGCCGGTTCGCCCGAGCAGTCCTCGGCGAAAGAGTATCCAGCATCCCTGCCGGTAGTTCTCTCTGTCGCGGCGGCCGGGATTGTGCTGCTGTTGCTGCTGCTGGGGTTGGGTGCCTGGCGTTCCCGGATGCGGGCTGCGCCTCGACAAGAGCTGTCGGAGGCCGCCCCAGCTTCTGATTCAGGGATTTGGGCAAAGACGTTTGATGCTGTCCCGTCTGCTATGTTCGTTGCGGATAGTAATGCCCATGTTGTGGCGGCAAATCGCGCCATGTATTCGCTGCTTGGAAAGACGGCGCCTGCCTCGTTATCCGGGGAAAGTGCGGACGCGATTTTCGGGGACGAGTCCACGGGCAAAATGCGTGCTTTTTTCGAGGCAGTTCAGGCTGTGGGCAGCGCGAGGACAAATGTGTTGCCAACGAGTTCTCAAGACGAGATTATTGAGCTTGAGTTGGATGGGCATTTGCTGACGTCTGACGGCGTGAAGAACATCTTGGTGATCTGTAGGAGTAAGGGCACGAGCGTTCAGACAGGCTCAGAGGTGGCAACTCCATCGGCCCTTGAGTTGGAATCCTATCTTGAGACGATCCTCAACGGGCTGAACGAGGCAGTCATGGTTGTTGACGCCAACTATCGCATCAAAAGAGCCAACAAGCAGTTCTTGAAGTTGGTGGAAGAGGACAGCCAGGAGAGCGTTTTGGGTCGGCCGTGCCACGAGGTTCTTTACGGACGAGAAGAGCCGTGCAGCACCGAGGAAATGAGCTGTCCGGTGAGAGATGTCCTAGAGAAAAGCCGGTCGGTTGGCATTGTGCATCATCGGGAATTGGCCGACGGGGCGGACCAGTTCTTGGAGATATTCGCATGTCCCATTGAGGCGCGTGGCGCTGAGCCTGAGATCATGGTCTCTCTCAGGGATATAACCGAGAAGACTCACCTTTCGATGCAGCTTGCTAGGGCGGACAAGCTCAAGGCGTTGGGTGAGATGGCCTCGGGCGTCGCTCATGATTTCAATAATCTTCTGGGCGTCATACTGGGGCGCACGCAGATGTTGATCAGGATGATCGGGGGTCAGGACGCCGGGACAAGGCGCAATCTCGAGATAATCGAGAGGACGGCGCTTGATGGTGCGGAGACAGTTCGCCGCATCCAGGGATTCGCGAAGATAGGCGACACTTCGGCGTTCGTTCCGGTCGATCTCGGCGAGATGATCGAGGACTCACTCGGCATAACGAGGCCTCGGTGGAGGGAGCAGATGCAGGTTAAGGGGGTGGTGATCGAGACCAAGTTCGTGAAATCCAGGGTCCCTCGGGTGGCTGGCAAGCCGTCCGAACTGCGCGAGGTCTTTGTGAACCTGATCAACAATGCGATAGACGCGATGCCTGAGGGTGGGCGCATCACGATCGAGACGGGCACGGACGAGGACAACGTGTATGCGCTCGTGAGCGATAACGGCGAGGGCATACCGGTCAAGATAATGGACAAGGTATTCGACCCATTCTTCACGACGCGAGAACCGACGAACAGTGGGCTTGGGTTGTCAATAGTCTTCGGGATAGTCGAGCGCCACGGGGGCTCGATAACGGTCAACAGCAAGTTGGGCGAGTGGACGGAGTTCAGGATTGAGATTCCTGCCCTGTTGGGCGACTTCAGGGAGGCGGAGCAGCCTCAGAAGGAGGCCCCTCGGCCCAGGCCGGCGCAGAAGAAAGCCCGCGTTCTGGTGATCGATGACGAGGAGGACATAAGGAATCTCCTTGTCGATATGCTGGCTGGGGAGGGGCACGAAGTTGAGATCGCCTCGTCCGGCGAGGAGGGCATCAAAAAATGCGAGAGGGGCAAATACGACTACGTGATAACGGATTTGGGTATGCCTCGGATGAGCGGCTGGGATGTGGCCAAACGCGTCAAGGCCCTCAGGCCTGATGCGAGAGTGATTCTGGCGACTGGCTGGGGGGTGCATTTCGATGAGGAGAAGCTCAAGTCCGCTGGCGTGGAGCGCATCATCACTAAGCCGTTTGAGGTTGACGAGGTCCTTAACTGCATCAATGGCCACCACTGA
- a CDS encoding radical SAM protein: protein MSDGVALQNRQSSVTSALERLRANLDSCKLCPRACGVDRASGERGYCRAGARAKIFRFGPHVGEEPPVSGTRGSGTVFFAHCTMRCIFCQNYRFSQQDRGKEVSADELRGMFLSLQTAGCHNLNLVTPTHFLPQILEGLSMAQAAGFDLPIVYNTSSYENTDTIESLDGMVDVYLADARYADEHLAHDYSEAADYVARSREALRAMWRQCGPLALDGEGIAQKGLIIRHLVLPGHLKDTSRVLEWIAKSISTDVAVSLMGQYRPMHRAVGHRTLGRRLSLEEYDEALKVASSLDFATLFVQRPDSDFPEKLLGDKMGSSW from the coding sequence ATGAGCGATGGTGTAGCTTTGCAGAACCGCCAAAGCAGCGTTACATCTGCACTGGAGCGACTTCGGGCGAATCTGGACTCGTGCAAGCTCTGTCCGCGGGCGTGCGGTGTGGACCGAGCTTCGGGCGAGCGCGGCTATTGCCGGGCGGGCGCTCGCGCAAAAATCTTCCGGTTCGGGCCACACGTCGGCGAGGAACCTCCGGTCAGCGGCACGAGAGGCTCTGGCACGGTCTTTTTTGCGCATTGCACGATGAGGTGCATCTTTTGCCAGAACTACCGCTTTAGCCAGCAGGACCGGGGCAAGGAGGTGAGCGCCGACGAGCTTCGCGGGATGTTCTTGTCTCTTCAGACGGCTGGATGCCACAATCTGAACCTTGTTACGCCGACCCATTTCCTTCCGCAGATACTCGAAGGGCTGAGTATGGCGCAAGCGGCCGGTTTTGACCTTCCGATCGTCTATAACACGAGCTCATACGAGAATACGGATACCATCGAGTCGCTTGATGGAATGGTTGACGTATATCTTGCCGATGCGCGATATGCCGACGAACATCTGGCTCACGACTATTCGGAGGCAGCGGACTACGTCGCCCGTTCTCGAGAGGCTTTAAGGGCGATGTGGCGTCAGTGTGGGCCTCTCGCGTTGGATGGCGAGGGCATCGCTCAAAAAGGGCTCATAATTAGACATCTGGTCTTGCCGGGTCATTTGAAAGATACGAGTCGCGTTCTGGAGTGGATTGCGAAGAGCATCTCAACTGACGTTGCGGTCAGCCTGATGGGCCAGTATCGCCCAATGCACAGGGCAGTCGGCCACCGGACGCTTGGCCGCCGGCTCTCTCTGGAAGAGTATGACGAGGCGCTCAAGGTCGCGAGTTCGCTCGATTTCGCGACGCTCTTTGTGCAGAGGCCTGATTCAGACTTCCCAGAGAAGTTGCTCGGGGACAAGATGGGCAGCAGCTGGTAG
- a CDS encoding iron ABC transporter permease, translating to MLFQKSPENKLPATQGQTFLRRRRLTWTAWWVGYTLLAAIAVAVGCAIGPVPISPLKVAKIILSHLGFGQWAPDWSAVQQTIVLRIRVPRVMTGFVVGASLGVVGTAFQCILRNPLADPFILGVSSGAALGASIAIVLGITIPFLPGASLPLIAFFGAMLATVFIYRIAIVHGTINPHTLILCGVILNSFLSAVMMMIYSAASPYRVHSLLLWLMGDLESTGEWRAVPLIIMVAGGLWVSTFAKKMNAMSLGDEAAFALGVEVSRAKQAIFLICAIVVGSAVSTSGMIGFVGLVAPHLCRTLVTADHRFVLPASALVGGTLVVFADSFGRWVLSPAEVPVGAVTALIGAPFFIYVLRRRSKIVWSE from the coding sequence ATGTTGTTTCAGAAGAGCCCAGAGAATAAACTTCCTGCGACGCAGGGCCAGACCTTCTTGCGAAGGAGGAGGCTCACCTGGACAGCCTGGTGGGTCGGTTACACACTGCTGGCCGCGATTGCGGTCGCAGTCGGCTGCGCTATCGGACCTGTGCCAATATCTCCTCTGAAAGTCGCCAAGATCATCCTTTCCCACCTTGGGTTTGGCCAATGGGCACCCGATTGGTCTGCCGTGCAGCAGACAATAGTCCTGAGAATCCGCGTCCCACGCGTTATGACTGGTTTTGTCGTTGGCGCCTCGCTTGGCGTTGTCGGCACGGCCTTTCAGTGCATCCTCCGCAATCCGCTGGCAGACCCGTTCATCTTGGGCGTCTCAAGCGGCGCGGCACTGGGCGCCTCAATCGCCATTGTTCTGGGGATTACTATTCCTTTCCTGCCAGGCGCGAGCCTGCCGTTGATTGCTTTTTTCGGGGCTATGCTTGCGACGGTCTTCATCTACCGAATAGCAATCGTTCACGGCACGATAAACCCACACACGCTGATCCTCTGCGGCGTCATCCTAAACTCGTTCCTATCCGCAGTCATGATGATGATCTACTCGGCCGCAAGTCCCTACAGGGTCCACTCACTGCTGCTGTGGCTGATGGGCGACCTCGAAAGCACTGGTGAATGGCGAGCCGTCCCACTTATTATCATGGTGGCGGGCGGCCTCTGGGTCTCAACGTTTGCAAAGAAAATGAACGCGATGTCGCTGGGCGACGAGGCCGCATTTGCGCTAGGTGTGGAGGTTTCACGTGCCAAACAGGCGATATTCTTGATCTGTGCAATCGTCGTTGGCTCGGCCGTCTCGACAAGCGGAATGATAGGATTTGTAGGCCTGGTAGCGCCTCATTTGTGCCGAACTCTTGTTACGGCCGACCACAGGTTCGTGCTGCCTGCCTCAGCGCTTGTTGGGGGGACGCTCGTCGTCTTCGCGGACTCCTTTGGCAGATGGGTTCTGTCCCCAGCGGAGGTCCCAGTCGGCGCTGTAACCGCTCTAATAGGCGCCCCGTTCTTCATTTATGTTCTTAGAAGACGCTCGAAGATCGTCTGGTCAGAGTGA
- a CDS encoding radical SAM protein codes for MKYVFGPVPSRRLGMSLGIDMVPYKTCTFDCIYCECGRTTVHEAVRRRHFDSLSPVLDEVLRIIKSGRRIDYITLSGSGEPTLNVQCGEFIREVKKKTETRVAVLTNGSILTQGNVFNELLAADLVVPSLDAARQSTFERVNRPVKGMLVKDIAEATAEFVRAFAGEVWLEVLLVEGLNDSQEDLAALSDAVMRIDPAQIQVGTVERPGAEDWARPVSNKKLEDFVAGLGPRAAVIGQPNRDFGVSTGRDITADVLALVLRRPCTIEDIESAVSEKRPVIIGKLRELQQAGKIIEYVHNDKSFYSSKKR; via the coding sequence ATGAAGTATGTATTCGGACCGGTTCCATCGAGGCGCTTAGGAATGTCGCTTGGAATCGATATGGTGCCATACAAGACCTGCACCTTCGACTGTATCTACTGCGAGTGCGGCCGGACTACGGTTCACGAGGCAGTCCGGCGCAGACATTTCGATTCGCTCTCCCCAGTCCTCGATGAGGTGTTGAGAATCATAAAGAGCGGCCGGCGTATCGACTACATCACACTGAGCGGCAGTGGCGAGCCGACTTTGAACGTCCAGTGCGGAGAGTTCATCCGCGAGGTCAAGAAGAAGACCGAGACAAGGGTCGCGGTCCTCACGAACGGCTCTATTCTGACGCAAGGCAACGTCTTCAACGAGCTCTTAGCCGCGGACTTGGTGGTGCCGTCGCTCGACGCAGCCAGGCAGAGCACTTTTGAGAGAGTCAACCGGCCAGTGAAAGGAATGTTGGTCAAGGACATTGCCGAGGCGACCGCGGAGTTCGTCAGAGCTTTTGCGGGCGAGGTCTGGCTCGAGGTTCTGCTCGTAGAAGGCCTCAACGACTCACAAGAAGACTTGGCCGCGCTGTCGGACGCCGTGATGCGCATCGACCCAGCACAGATTCAGGTTGGGACAGTGGAGCGGCCCGGGGCAGAGGACTGGGCGCGGCCGGTGTCCAACAAGAAACTGGAGGATTTCGTGGCCGGATTGGGGCCGAGGGCGGCGGTAATCGGTCAACCAAATAGAGATTTCGGCGTCTCAACTGGAAGGGATATTACCGCAGATGTCTTGGCGCTTGTCTTGCGTCGTCCTTGCACGATCGAGGATATAGAGAGCGCCGTAAGCGAGAAGAGGCCGGTGATTATAGGGAAGCTCCGCGAGCTTCAACAGGCCGGTAAGATCATCGAATACGTCCATAATGACAAGTCGTTCTACTCGAGCAAGAAACGATGA
- a CDS encoding acyloxyacyl hydrolase, producing the protein MNGKRYEVFSSEQRLDNFVIAAKRQMRPTHTVEVMMACAVFFLALAVAQPLRADVLAEGRASGRTPERCGLGMTYGNTYKPGTDIQGVEVSGFMLIDPSTVWPHIGLDSLRYKVGCNAGLMVSPRVRGIVSAGLILVYYLGDFGDHHFRPFVQGGCHIIYDDFQVPGQGLRVNFNPQGGVGAQFDVFSGRTFYTVFSVKHISNGSIRPENAGINAVAFTIGRLF; encoded by the coding sequence TTGAACGGTAAGAGATATGAGGTCTTTTCTTCAGAGCAGCGTTTGGATAACTTTGTAATAGCCGCAAAGCGACAGATGAGGCCGACCCACACAGTTGAAGTCATGATGGCCTGCGCAGTCTTTTTTTTGGCGCTTGCCGTCGCTCAGCCGTTGCGTGCAGACGTCCTGGCCGAAGGGCGCGCCTCGGGCAGGACCCCCGAGCGCTGCGGTTTGGGGATGACCTATGGGAACACCTACAAGCCGGGCACCGACATTCAGGGGGTGGAGGTGTCGGGATTTATGCTAATAGACCCCAGCACGGTGTGGCCGCACATAGGCCTGGATTCCCTCCGATACAAGGTGGGCTGCAACGCGGGACTTATGGTGAGTCCGAGGGTGCGAGGCATAGTCTCGGCTGGCCTTATCCTGGTTTATTACCTCGGTGACTTTGGCGATCATCATTTCCGTCCGTTTGTCCAGGGTGGGTGCCACATCATTTATGATGACTTTCAGGTCCCCGGGCAGGGCTTGAGGGTGAATTTCAATCCTCAAGGCGGTGTTGGCGCTCAGTTCGACGTCTTTTCAGGCCGAACTTTCTACACGGTTTTCTCGGTCAAACATATCTCCAATGGCAGCATCCGGCCCGAAAACGCTGGCATCAACGCGGTTGCTTTTACGATTGGGCGTCTCTTCTAG
- a CDS encoding GxxExxY protein: MVELVLKDEVFAVVGAAIEVHRELGHGFLEAVCQEAMEIELQSQGIPFEGQKPLQIHYKGKLLAKEYFADIVCYGQIILELKAADRLSDKDRAQILNYLKVTGLRVGLLVNFGSHGKLEWERLVR; encoded by the coding sequence ATGGTCGAGTTGGTCTTGAAAGATGAGGTTTTTGCCGTGGTAGGGGCAGCCATTGAGGTTCATCGGGAACTCGGCCACGGCTTTTTGGAGGCCGTTTGCCAGGAGGCGATGGAGATTGAACTGCAAAGCCAAGGGATTCCGTTTGAGGGACAGAAACCGTTGCAGATTCATTACAAAGGGAAACTGCTTGCCAAAGAGTACTTTGCGGATATCGTCTGCTATGGTCAGATAATCTTGGAGCTGAAGGCTGCCGATCGGCTGTCGGACAAAGATAGGGCGCAGATATTGAACTACCTGAAGGTCACCGGGCTTCGCGTTGGTCTTCTCGTCAATTTCGGGAGCCACGGCAAACTGGAGTGGGAGA